In the genome of Oncorhynchus mykiss isolate Arlee chromosome 18, USDA_OmykA_1.1, whole genome shotgun sequence, one region contains:
- the LOC110527161 gene encoding protein aurora borealis isoform X2: MGDLPDVQITPETPGRAAIRNPFESPNDYHRLQESVVPSPSVFKSSKTSGTTPAKFKWDIDEMSILLPVDIDAEDIHRQSLYLSQTRMDSDIEEKRQNAIEQFFTKGAIVPSPWSEPTSKQKSAQMHFGKSSMSPLILEEPLPTKKTTVGCQTVLSLPVDFLLDKILGEYYRLKEVSQQDQVQETLSSSSLRRKLFLDGQGSGSESSNPPSPEGGGGGGEGEPPGGEGGGDRDFLSPMSASPLSCPLSGRSALTPSTGLFSSSPIQGRYRTYSLGSVTSPLCPERSSPAGFQSPALSPIGPQFTQTPVAGERRKLSFVTPEGVPLDMDINSCTESPYVDGCSPIRFCSSLQPPGRTQVNPQLRPGAHCWASPQTISPNPSLLDQGNICPSTSLPPMEMGSCSPSPVPCVPRTSGGLLGMERLCDGGSGIDQPLLDSVKMEEEEVEENGEVEEEEEEGGVTPVGVRLTSSRVGASVMAAEASHMFVSLLAEGSSIPYDNSMQVDSGYNTYAGTASLIDAMSSDSQSKESFDAAHNPDDVFPHSRHTKTKTVFPQHH; this comes from the exons ATGGGAGATCTTCCAGATGTCCAGATAACTCCTGAGACTCCAGGGAGGGCAGCTATCCGTAACCCCTTCGAGAGCCCCAACGACTACCATCGCCTGCAAGAATCCGTGGTCCCCAGCCCCTCTGTCTTCAAGTCCTCCAAGACCTCCGGAACC ACACCAGCCAAGTTTAAATGGGACATAGATGAGATGTCTATCCTGCTCCCTGTGGACATAGACGCTGAGGATATCCACCGCCAGTCCTTGTACCTCAGTCAGACCAG GATGGATTCTGACATCGAGGAGAAACGTCAGAATGCCATCGAGCAGTTTTTCACTAAAGGCGCCATTGTGCCTTCACCATGGAGCGAACCAACAAGCAAACAGAAATCAGCACAGATGCACTTTGGGAAGA GTTCCATGTCCCCACTGATACTAGAAGAGCCACTACCAACTAAAAAAACCACAGTAGGCTGTCAGACAGTCCTGTCCTTACCTGTGGACTTCCTCCTGGACAAAATATTAG GAGAATACTACAGATTGAAGGAGGTGTCTCAGCAGGATCAGGTTCAGGAGACCCTGAGCTCCTCGTCTCTGAGACGGAAGTTGTTTCTGGACGGCCAAGGGAGTGGCTCGGAGTCCTCCAACCCCCCCAGCccagaaggagggggaggaggaggggagggagagccccctgggggagaagggggaggggatagAGATTTCCTCTCACCCATGAGcgcctctcctctgtcctgcccGTTGTCTGGCAGGTCTGCCCTGACCCCCTCCACT GGTCTTTTCTCGTCCAGCCCTATCCAGGGTCGTTACCGAACCTACAGCCTGGGAAGTGTCACCAGCCCCCTGTGCCCTGAGCGGTCTTCTCCTGCTGGCTTCCAGTCCCCTGCCCTGTCCCCCATCGGACCCCAGTTCACACAGACACCCGTAGCAG gagagaggaggaagctgAGCTTCGTGACCCCTGAAGGTGTTCCCCTAGACATGGACATCAACTCCTGTACAGAGAGCCCCTATGTAGACGGCTGTTCCCCCATCCGCTTCTGCTCCTCGCTCCAGCCCCCGGGCCGGACCCAG GTCAACCCTCAGCTCAGACCCGGAGCCCACTGCTGGGcctcaccccaaaccatctccCCCAACCCTTCCCTCCTGGACCAGGGCAATATATGTCCTTCTACTTCACTACCACCCATGGAGATGGGCTCCTGTTCCCCCTCTCCGGTGCCGTGTGTACCCAGGACCAGTGGGGGTCTGCTGGGGATGGAGAGGCTGTGTGACGGGGGTTCGGGGATAGACCAGCCTCTGTTGGACTCAgtgaagatggaggaggaggaggtggaggagaacggcgaggtggaagaggaggaagaggaaggaggtgTGACTCCTGTTGGTGTCCGGTTGACCAGCTCCCGTGTGGGGGCGAGCGTGATGGCAGCGGAGGCGTCTCATATGTTTGTGTCTCTGCTGGCTGAAGGAAGCAGCATCCCTTATGATAACAGCATGCAG GTGGACAGTGGGTACAACACATACGCTGGCACCGCCAGCCTGATAGATGCCATGAGTTCAGACAGCCAGAGTAAGGAGTCGTTTGACGCAGCACACAACCCCGACGACGTCTTCCCTCACAGCAGACACACTAAGACCAAG
- the LOC110527161 gene encoding protein aurora borealis isoform X1 encodes MGDLPDVQITPETPGRAAIRNPFESPNDYHRLQESVVPSPSVFKSSKTSGTTPAKFKWDIDEMSILLPVDIDAEDIHRQSLYLSQTRMDSDIEEKRQNAIEQFFTKGAIVPSPWSEPTSKQKSAQMHFGKSSMSPLILEEPLPTKKTTVGCQTVLSLPVDFLLDKILGEYYRLKEVSQQDQVQETLSSSSLRRKLFLDGQGSGSESSNPPSPEGGGGGGEGEPPGGEGGGDRDFLSPMSASPLSCPLSGRSALTPSTGLFSSSPIQGRYRTYSLGSVTSPLCPERSSPAGFQSPALSPIGPQFTQTPVAGERRKLSFVTPEGVPLDMDINSCTESPYVDGCSPIRFCSSLQPPGRTQVNPQLRPGAHCWASPPTISPNPSLQPPGRTQVNPQLRPGAHCWASPQTISPNPSLLDQGNICPSTSLPPMEMGSCSPSPVPCVPRTSGGLLGMERLCDGGSGIDQPLLDSVKMEEEEVEENGEVEEEEEEGGVTPVGVRLTSSRVGASVMAAEASHMFVSLLAEGSSIPYDNSMQVDSGYNTYAGTASLIDAMSSDSQSKESFDAAHNPDDVFPHSRHTKTKTVFPQHH; translated from the exons ATGGGAGATCTTCCAGATGTCCAGATAACTCCTGAGACTCCAGGGAGGGCAGCTATCCGTAACCCCTTCGAGAGCCCCAACGACTACCATCGCCTGCAAGAATCCGTGGTCCCCAGCCCCTCTGTCTTCAAGTCCTCCAAGACCTCCGGAACC ACACCAGCCAAGTTTAAATGGGACATAGATGAGATGTCTATCCTGCTCCCTGTGGACATAGACGCTGAGGATATCCACCGCCAGTCCTTGTACCTCAGTCAGACCAG GATGGATTCTGACATCGAGGAGAAACGTCAGAATGCCATCGAGCAGTTTTTCACTAAAGGCGCCATTGTGCCTTCACCATGGAGCGAACCAACAAGCAAACAGAAATCAGCACAGATGCACTTTGGGAAGA GTTCCATGTCCCCACTGATACTAGAAGAGCCACTACCAACTAAAAAAACCACAGTAGGCTGTCAGACAGTCCTGTCCTTACCTGTGGACTTCCTCCTGGACAAAATATTAG GAGAATACTACAGATTGAAGGAGGTGTCTCAGCAGGATCAGGTTCAGGAGACCCTGAGCTCCTCGTCTCTGAGACGGAAGTTGTTTCTGGACGGCCAAGGGAGTGGCTCGGAGTCCTCCAACCCCCCCAGCccagaaggagggggaggaggaggggagggagagccccctgggggagaagggggaggggatagAGATTTCCTCTCACCCATGAGcgcctctcctctgtcctgcccGTTGTCTGGCAGGTCTGCCCTGACCCCCTCCACT GGTCTTTTCTCGTCCAGCCCTATCCAGGGTCGTTACCGAACCTACAGCCTGGGAAGTGTCACCAGCCCCCTGTGCCCTGAGCGGTCTTCTCCTGCTGGCTTCCAGTCCCCTGCCCTGTCCCCCATCGGACCCCAGTTCACACAGACACCCGTAGCAG gagagaggaggaagctgAGCTTCGTGACCCCTGAAGGTGTTCCCCTAGACATGGACATCAACTCCTGTACAGAGAGCCCCTATGTAGACGGCTGTTCCCCCATCCGCTTCTGCTCCTCGCTCCAGCCCCCGGGCCGGACCCAGGTCAACCCTCAGCTCAGACCCGGAGCCCACTGCTGGGCCTCACCCCCAACCATCTCCCCCAACCCTTCCCTCCAGCCCCCGGGCCGGACCCAGGTCAACCCTCAGCTCAGACCCGGAGCCCACTGCTGGGcctcaccccaaaccatctccCCCAACCCTTCCCTCCTGGACCAGGGCAATATATGTCCTTCTACTTCACTACCACCCATGGAGATGGGCTCCTGTTCCCCCTCTCCGGTGCCGTGTGTACCCAGGACCAGTGGGGGTCTGCTGGGGATGGAGAGGCTGTGTGACGGGGGTTCGGGGATAGACCAGCCTCTGTTGGACTCAgtgaagatggaggaggaggaggtggaggagaacggcgaggtggaagaggaggaagaggaaggaggtgTGACTCCTGTTGGTGTCCGGTTGACCAGCTCCCGTGTGGGGGCGAGCGTGATGGCAGCGGAGGCGTCTCATATGTTTGTGTCTCTGCTGGCTGAAGGAAGCAGCATCCCTTATGATAACAGCATGCAG GTGGACAGTGGGTACAACACATACGCTGGCACCGCCAGCCTGATAGATGCCATGAGTTCAGACAGCCAGAGTAAGGAGTCGTTTGACGCAGCACACAACCCCGACGACGTCTTCCCTCACAGCAGACACACTAAGACCAAG
- the mzt1 gene encoding mitotic-spindle organizing protein 1, which produces MASSANANNMNAVRETMDVLLEISRLLNTGLDMESLSICVRLCEQGINPEALSSVIKELRKASDSLKASDN; this is translated from the exons ATGGCTAGCAGTGCTAATGCTAACAACATGAATGCTGTCCGAGAAACGATGGATG TGCTGCTGGAGATCTCTAGGCTATTGAACACAGGACTGGACATGGaatctctgtctatctgtgtcaGGCTGTGTGAGCAGGGCATCAACCCAGAGGCCCTGTCCTCTGTCATCAAGGAGCTACGTAAAGCCTCCGATTCACTAAAA GCCTCTGACAACTGA